A DNA window from Cobetia marina contains the following coding sequences:
- a CDS encoding SEC-C domain-containing protein, whose protein sequence is MLAEWVERLLSYASGALDAIRSDESFPAFMQWAHSEGVNYSGGDEALAVALAPVLWSQTPLVRLDFACEPLAPPGRNEPCWCDSGRKYKQCCDKVQLPPIPEHLMWMLSLREFKGEQLKAALASRLAPAQALLEAGLISAEAGSRGRAQQIMEALFDTSDWSRLPEQAEPGFELLLDLYQERGFTRKKALLLDEVLERGPAFLRGVALEHQCLLHLDSDDLGSARAAFVRAQQTLPDSPTLAYIEAMLLLHEGQPEEAQERARFWWRRLSKQKDIEPGQLEFLADLAENPRATLAEQMVNSDESLSDSLASLQALFEVIEHPSRLALETQDDGSLLFRQNAEQAVTLGLWEAVFPARIEEEAALALDVDPWETQDPNEWLQQLCASPEWLDVPAVCQGLILALASRFGSLPWMSDTFFVPLARRFERWLDQIEQAGGLLRWEDGDNAQLLRCGLGLVIGMERGERERSRQLAERLLKLDEEDSLGLRELVLDQLLREGRDDEAVTLAEHDISRRALEDEMPLLGILMGHVLALYRLGRQADAEEALVIVREANSHLISLLVAEHPRPVSLAVEAPEPGTRGEAWQYRTLMRDQWKRSEGALAWLAKHR, encoded by the coding sequence ATGCTTGCCGAGTGGGTCGAACGGCTCTTGAGTTACGCCAGTGGGGCACTTGATGCCATCCGCTCTGATGAATCCTTTCCTGCCTTCATGCAGTGGGCGCATTCGGAGGGGGTGAATTACAGCGGTGGTGATGAGGCGCTGGCGGTAGCACTGGCACCGGTGCTGTGGAGCCAGACGCCGCTGGTACGCCTCGATTTCGCCTGCGAGCCGCTGGCACCGCCCGGTCGCAACGAGCCCTGCTGGTGCGATTCCGGCCGCAAGTACAAGCAGTGCTGTGACAAGGTCCAGTTGCCGCCGATACCGGAGCACCTGATGTGGATGCTGTCGCTGCGCGAGTTCAAGGGCGAGCAGCTCAAGGCCGCATTGGCTTCGCGGCTCGCGCCGGCTCAGGCGCTGCTGGAGGCGGGACTGATCAGTGCCGAGGCCGGTAGCCGCGGGCGTGCCCAGCAGATCATGGAAGCGTTGTTTGACACCAGTGACTGGTCGCGCCTTCCGGAGCAGGCCGAGCCTGGCTTCGAGCTGCTGCTGGATCTCTATCAGGAGCGCGGCTTCACCCGCAAGAAGGCCCTGTTGCTGGATGAGGTGCTGGAGCGTGGTCCCGCCTTCCTGCGCGGTGTGGCACTGGAGCATCAGTGCCTGCTGCACCTGGACAGTGATGACCTCGGCTCGGCGCGAGCCGCCTTCGTCCGCGCGCAGCAGACCCTGCCGGACTCGCCGACGCTGGCCTACATCGAAGCCATGCTGCTGCTGCATGAAGGGCAGCCGGAAGAGGCGCAGGAGCGTGCGCGCTTCTGGTGGCGGCGTCTCTCCAAGCAGAAGGATATCGAACCGGGGCAGCTGGAGTTCCTGGCTGATCTGGCCGAGAACCCGCGTGCGACGCTCGCCGAGCAGATGGTCAATTCCGACGAGTCACTCTCGGATTCACTGGCCTCGCTGCAGGCGTTGTTCGAGGTGATCGAGCACCCGTCGCGTCTGGCGCTGGAGACTCAGGACGACGGCAGTCTGCTGTTTCGTCAGAATGCCGAGCAGGCGGTGACACTGGGGCTCTGGGAAGCGGTATTCCCGGCGCGGATCGAGGAAGAGGCAGCGCTGGCGCTGGATGTCGACCCGTGGGAAACCCAGGACCCCAACGAGTGGCTGCAACAGCTGTGTGCCAGTCCCGAATGGCTGGATGTTCCTGCGGTCTGTCAGGGATTGATCCTGGCGCTGGCCAGTCGTTTCGGCAGTCTACCGTGGATGTCGGACACCTTCTTCGTGCCGTTGGCGCGTCGTTTCGAGCGCTGGCTCGACCAGATCGAACAGGCCGGCGGCCTGCTGCGCTGGGAGGATGGTGACAACGCCCAGTTGCTGCGTTGTGGCCTGGGACTGGTGATCGGCATGGAGCGCGGTGAGCGCGAGCGCTCACGTCAGCTGGCGGAGCGCCTGCTCAAGCTGGACGAGGAAGATAGTCTCGGTCTGCGCGAGCTGGTGCTGGACCAGCTGCTGCGCGAAGGCCGCGATGATGAGGCCGTCACCCTGGCGGAGCACGATATCTCACGCCGTGCCCTCGAGGATGAAATGCCGTTGCTGGGCATTCTGATGGGGCATGTGCTGGCACTCTATCGTCTGGGACGTCAGGCGGATGCCGAAGAGGCACTGGTGATCGTGCGCGAGGCCAACTCCCATCTGATCAGCCTGCTGGTGGCGGAGCACCCGCGGCCGGTGAGTCTGGCGGTGGAAGCGCCGGAGCCCGGCACGCGAGGCGAGGCCTGGCAGTATCGCACCCTGATGCGCGATCAGTGGAAGCGCAGCGAAGGCGCACTTGCCTGGTTGGCCAAGCACCGCTGA
- a CDS encoding homocysteine S-methyltransferase family protein, which yields MEQVAVTGAPAGEGARAGDVVLLDGGMGQELVRRSGREPTPLWSSQVMLDQPELVRDLHLDFIRAGSRVITLNTYTATPQRLTLAGVGETIGAVHAAAGKAARDAIALSGETDIRVAGCLPPLVATYRPDVAPDQEESLASYRTLVALQAPLVDVLLCEALSSHDEAQAAATAALESGLPVWVSLTVKDDLNATLRSGEPLADTVAMLEALGVDAILINCSAPEAIQGSLDTLLGSSLPAGAYANGFTSIAALKPGGTVKDLKAREDLGPEQYAAHALGWVQRGLRIVGGCCEVGPAHIACLSEQLKAAGHRCVSRLGE from the coding sequence GTGGAACAAGTCGCAGTAACGGGGGCGCCAGCAGGGGAAGGGGCGCGCGCCGGGGATGTCGTGCTGCTGGACGGCGGCATGGGGCAGGAGCTGGTGCGTCGCAGCGGTCGTGAGCCGACACCGCTGTGGTCCTCCCAGGTCATGCTGGATCAGCCCGAGCTGGTGCGTGATCTGCATCTGGATTTCATTCGTGCCGGCTCCCGGGTCATCACGCTCAATACCTATACGGCCACGCCCCAACGCCTGACGCTGGCGGGAGTCGGCGAGACCATCGGCGCCGTGCATGCGGCCGCTGGCAAGGCGGCGCGGGATGCCATCGCCCTGAGTGGCGAGACGGATATCCGCGTGGCCGGTTGTCTGCCGCCATTGGTCGCGACCTACCGGCCCGATGTCGCACCGGATCAGGAAGAATCGCTGGCCAGTTATCGCACCCTGGTGGCGCTGCAGGCGCCCTTGGTCGATGTGCTGCTCTGCGAAGCGCTGTCCTCGCATGACGAGGCGCAGGCCGCCGCCACTGCAGCGCTGGAAAGTGGCCTGCCGGTGTGGGTCTCGTTGACCGTGAAGGACGATCTGAATGCGACCCTGCGCAGCGGTGAGCCGCTGGCGGACACCGTCGCCATGCTGGAAGCGCTCGGCGTGGATGCCATTCTGATCAACTGCAGTGCGCCGGAGGCCATACAGGGTAGCCTTGACACGCTGCTTGGCAGTTCGCTGCCGGCGGGCGCCTATGCCAACGGCTTCACGTCGATCGCGGCGCTCAAGCCCGGCGGTACCGTCAAGGACCTCAAGGCGCGCGAGGATCTCGGGCCCGAGCAGTATGCGGCCCATGCGCTGGGCTGGGTGCAGCGGGGACTGCGTATCGTCGGCGGCTGCTGCGAGGTCGGCCCGGCGCACATCGCGTGCCTGTCCGAGCAGCTCAAGGCGGCCGGTCATCGCTGTGTCTCCCGACTGGGGGAGTGA
- a CDS encoding DNA topoisomerase III, whose translation MRLIIAEKPSLARAIAEALPGRSSKRDGYIDAGDTRVTWCIGHLLEQAPPDDYDERFKRWSLDHLPIIPAQWKLKPRSQARGQLKTIREQLKLADEVIHAGDPDREGQLLVQEVLEHMRWRGPVKRLLISDMNRPAVTRALDKLDDNQRWQPLYEAALARQRADWLYGMNLTRAWTLTGRQAGHDGVLSVGRVQTPLLGLVVRRDEEIEAFEPRAFFPLWIEAGVATGSFKAWWHAPSSPWLQRLATKGTQLPLDDKGRLLDSRPAERLARHLATLKTPGDGHVESVEASDKSQPAPLPYSLSALQVDAARRYRLPAQKVLDTCQALYERHQLITYPRSDCRYLPREHHAGMANLMISACSGDEELERFSGGADFSLRSRAFNDAKVSAHHALAPTGREPDYARLSRDEANLYRMITRNVLAQFYPAYRYREVKVELRFAKEPFRASGRSVIDEGWKVLFQRAAQASDDKTPPPLPALQEGEPACVLDCGIEEKETRPPEPFNDASLIQAMMNIARYVEDDAVRRTLRDVDGLGTEATRAGMLETLINRGYLVRDGQAMRSTRIGRALIHALPDAVSRPERTALWEQRLSMIHEQGDPAAPFLSELVDDLRALLADSSASRLSAALASVGGATPRKNSGARKGNGARRKSGTSRRSKTGTSKTSTSKTGTSKEAGSGSTRRSSGTRKPAGSRRKSPSQ comes from the coding sequence ATGCGCCTGATCATCGCCGAAAAGCCCAGCCTCGCCCGCGCCATCGCCGAGGCCCTGCCCGGGCGCAGCAGCAAGCGCGACGGCTATATCGATGCCGGAGACACTCGCGTCACCTGGTGTATCGGCCACCTGCTCGAACAGGCGCCGCCGGACGACTATGACGAGCGCTTCAAGCGTTGGTCACTGGATCACCTGCCGATCATTCCAGCACAGTGGAAACTCAAGCCACGCAGTCAGGCACGCGGCCAGCTCAAGACCATTCGAGAACAGCTCAAGCTGGCTGACGAGGTGATACATGCCGGCGACCCGGATCGCGAAGGCCAGTTGCTGGTGCAGGAAGTGCTCGAGCACATGCGCTGGCGTGGGCCGGTCAAACGCCTGTTGATCAGCGACATGAACCGCCCCGCCGTCACGCGTGCCCTCGACAAGCTGGATGACAATCAGCGCTGGCAACCCCTGTACGAAGCCGCGCTGGCCCGCCAGCGCGCCGACTGGCTGTATGGCATGAATCTGACACGCGCCTGGACATTGACGGGCCGTCAGGCCGGCCATGATGGCGTGTTGTCGGTGGGGCGCGTGCAGACACCGCTGCTGGGGCTGGTGGTGCGTCGCGACGAGGAGATCGAAGCCTTCGAGCCGCGTGCCTTCTTCCCGTTGTGGATCGAGGCCGGCGTGGCGACCGGCAGCTTCAAGGCCTGGTGGCATGCCCCCAGTTCCCCGTGGCTGCAACGGCTCGCGACCAAGGGCACTCAACTGCCACTGGATGACAAGGGCCGCCTGCTGGACAGCCGCCCCGCCGAGCGCCTCGCCCGCCACCTGGCGACACTGAAGACCCCGGGCGATGGTCACGTCGAGAGCGTCGAGGCCAGCGACAAGTCCCAGCCCGCGCCGCTGCCCTACTCGCTCTCGGCGCTTCAGGTCGATGCCGCTCGCCGCTATCGCCTGCCGGCCCAGAAGGTGCTCGACACCTGTCAGGCCCTCTACGAGCGACATCAACTGATCACCTACCCGCGCTCCGATTGCCGCTACCTGCCTCGCGAGCATCATGCCGGCATGGCCAATCTGATGATCAGTGCCTGCAGTGGCGATGAAGAGCTTGAGCGTTTCAGTGGCGGCGCGGATTTCAGCCTGCGCTCACGCGCCTTCAATGACGCCAAGGTCAGCGCCCACCATGCCCTGGCACCGACAGGGCGCGAGCCGGACTACGCACGCCTGTCGCGTGACGAAGCCAACCTCTACCGCATGATCACCCGCAACGTGCTGGCCCAGTTCTATCCGGCCTACCGCTATCGTGAGGTCAAGGTCGAGCTGCGTTTCGCCAAGGAGCCCTTCCGCGCCAGTGGCCGCAGCGTCATCGACGAAGGCTGGAAGGTGCTGTTCCAGCGCGCGGCACAGGCATCCGACGACAAGACCCCGCCTCCTCTGCCCGCCTTGCAGGAAGGCGAGCCGGCCTGCGTGCTCGACTGCGGTATCGAGGAGAAGGAGACCCGCCCGCCGGAGCCCTTCAATGATGCCAGTCTCATACAGGCGATGATGAACATCGCCCGCTACGTGGAAGATGACGCGGTACGCCGGACGTTACGTGATGTGGATGGCCTGGGCACCGAGGCGACACGTGCGGGCATGCTGGAGACACTGATCAATCGCGGCTACCTGGTGCGCGATGGTCAGGCCATGCGCTCCACGCGTATCGGTCGAGCCCTGATCCATGCGCTGCCGGACGCCGTCTCCCGCCCCGAACGTACCGCCCTGTGGGAGCAGCGCCTGAGCATGATTCACGAGCAGGGCGATCCGGCAGCGCCTTTTCTGAGCGAACTGGTCGATGACCTGCGTGCCCTGCTGGCTGACAGCTCGGCCAGCCGCCTGAGCGCTGCGCTGGCCAGTGTGGGTGGCGCGACACCGCGCAAGAATTCCGGGGCACGCAAGGGCAATGGTGCGCGGCGCAAGAGCGGAACCTCTCGACGCAGCAAGACCGGCACGAGCAAGACCAGTACGAGCAAGACCGGCACAAGCAAGGAAGCCGGCTCCGGCAGCACCCGGCGCTCTAGCGGCACTCGCAAGCCGGCCGGCTCCCGCCGCAAATCCCCCAGCCAATGA
- a CDS encoding ketopantoate reductase family protein: protein MTTSTPADDNHTLSTAFDSLSQRPAAAGDWLWIVGPGAIGRLLAATLAHARQREMATQGRSTLPNLLLVGRRASVSEMVTIEITSPEGQPVSSEITYSSIVQLRTSPYQPPAAIWLATKSHAIESAWAHVAPLIDSRTPVTCWQNGLSAQPWLAEQHPQLLCASTTEGAWIPESTALATHTLPERLAVQHAGHGQTWLGTWSSQADPTSSSSAMAAAERQVAWLQAAGRECHVSADIGTRLWHKLAINAAINPLVARFRIRNGQLRDRPFSLMVRQAVDEITRVLEAEGIAPPTNGWQALVDQVIRATANNRASMLQDVLAGRTTEVEAILGPLRHAALRHGLSLTDDLPLLEQLHTHLSSQQP from the coding sequence ATGACGACTTCCACGCCGGCTGACGACAATCACACACTCTCGACGGCTTTCGATTCACTTTCCCAGCGTCCTGCCGCTGCAGGCGATTGGCTGTGGATCGTCGGCCCCGGGGCCATCGGTCGATTGCTGGCGGCCACGCTCGCTCACGCCCGCCAGCGCGAAATGGCAACGCAGGGAAGGAGCACATTGCCAAACCTTCTGTTGGTGGGTCGCCGGGCATCCGTCAGCGAGATGGTGACGATCGAGATTACCTCGCCAGAAGGCCAACCTGTTAGCTCAGAGATAACTTATTCCTCAATTGTCCAACTGAGAACCTCGCCATATCAGCCACCTGCCGCTATCTGGCTGGCCACCAAGTCACATGCCATCGAGTCTGCCTGGGCACACGTCGCGCCGCTGATAGACTCACGGACACCAGTTACCTGTTGGCAAAACGGGCTGAGCGCACAACCCTGGTTGGCAGAGCAGCACCCTCAACTGCTGTGCGCCAGTACGACCGAGGGTGCCTGGATTCCGGAATCGACCGCGCTTGCCACACACACCCTCCCAGAACGCCTGGCCGTGCAACACGCCGGCCATGGCCAGACCTGGCTGGGCACCTGGTCATCGCAGGCCGATCCGACCTCCTCCTCCTCTGCCATGGCGGCCGCAGAAAGGCAGGTTGCCTGGCTGCAGGCGGCTGGCCGTGAGTGTCATGTCAGTGCCGACATCGGCACTCGCCTATGGCACAAGCTGGCGATCAATGCCGCCATCAATCCACTCGTGGCACGCTTTCGGATTCGCAATGGACAGCTGCGTGATCGTCCCTTTTCCCTGATGGTGCGCCAGGCCGTCGACGAGATCACTCGGGTGCTGGAAGCCGAGGGTATCGCCCCGCCAACGAATGGCTGGCAGGCCCTGGTCGACCAGGTCATCCGTGCCACGGCGAACAACCGTGCCTCGATGCTTCAGGATGTGCTGGCAGGTCGCACCACGGAAGTGGAGGCCATCCTTGGCCCGTTGCGACACGCTGCCCTCCGTCACGGGCTGTCACTGACCGATGACCTGCCTTTGCTCGAGCAACTCCACACTCACCTGAGCAGTCAACAGCCCTGA
- a CDS encoding bifunctional 4-hydroxy-2-oxoglutarate aldolase/2-dehydro-3-deoxy-phosphogluconate aldolase — translation MSFEKQLPSTRTTEIDSICQKASVLPVIAVERIEDAVPLGKALYEGGLTVLEVTLRTDCALEAIRRMREALPNASIGAGTVLTPEQYRKVEELGVDFVVTPGTTEALYQYGVTSSVPMLPGVATVSELMTGWQYGYRRFKFFPAEAAGGVNAIKSFGGPISEARFCPTGGITLNNAGDYLALKNVMCVGGSWVAPQKLIDAGDWDGIRELAREASERFHH, via the coding sequence ATGAGCTTCGAAAAACAACTTCCCTCGACGCGCACGACCGAGATCGACAGCATCTGCCAGAAGGCCTCCGTGCTGCCGGTGATCGCCGTCGAGCGCATCGAGGACGCCGTGCCGCTGGGCAAGGCGCTCTATGAAGGCGGCTTGACCGTTCTCGAGGTCACCCTGCGGACTGACTGCGCTCTCGAGGCGATTCGCCGCATGCGTGAAGCGCTGCCCAATGCCAGCATCGGTGCCGGCACCGTGCTCACGCCGGAACAGTATCGCAAGGTGGAAGAGCTGGGCGTCGATTTCGTCGTCACGCCGGGTACCACCGAAGCGCTCTATCAGTATGGCGTGACCAGCAGCGTGCCGATGCTGCCGGGCGTCGCGACCGTGTCCGAATTGATGACCGGCTGGCAGTACGGCTACCGCCGCTTCAAGTTCTTCCCGGCCGAGGCCGCGGGTGGCGTGAATGCCATCAAGTCCTTCGGTGGCCCGATCAGCGAAGCACGCTTCTGCCCGACCGGCGGCATCACGCTCAACAATGCCGGTGACTATCTGGCACTCAAGAACGTGATGTGTGTCGGTGGTAGCTGGGTGGCGCCGCAGAAATTGATCGATGCAGGCGACTGGGATGGCATTCGTGAGCTGGCGCGCGAAGCGTCCGAGCGTTTCCACCACTGA
- the pgl gene encoding 6-phosphogluconolactonase — protein MAVDMTQNATQDPRQQTAESLAEYLAAALTADLAAPEARALLVVSGGSTPKPLFAALRDKPLDWSRVDITLADERWVSEDADDSNARFVREHLLKGAAAAATFHLLTNAEAEPEAGCEEVSARIAALSWPASAVILGMGGDGHTASLFPDGDRLQEALTSRDCCVPMRAPSVPQARITLSLERLRQTRRTVLHLTGTDKQAVLSRALGDVEAVSELPIRAFLSAPLALYWAP, from the coding sequence ATGGCTGTCGACATGACACAGAACGCCACCCAGGACCCGCGCCAGCAGACTGCCGAGTCGCTGGCCGAGTATCTCGCGGCAGCACTGACCGCTGACCTGGCGGCGCCTGAGGCTCGCGCATTGCTGGTGGTCTCCGGGGGCTCGACGCCCAAGCCGTTGTTCGCCGCATTGCGTGACAAGCCGCTGGACTGGTCGCGTGTGGACATCACCCTCGCGGATGAGCGTTGGGTGAGTGAAGACGCCGACGACAGCAATGCCCGCTTCGTACGTGAGCATCTGTTGAAGGGCGCAGCCGCTGCCGCGACCTTCCATCTGCTGACCAACGCCGAAGCAGAGCCAGAGGCGGGTTGCGAGGAAGTGAGTGCTCGCATCGCGGCACTCTCCTGGCCGGCCTCCGCGGTGATTCTCGGCATGGGGGGCGATGGTCACACGGCTTCGCTGTTCCCGGATGGGGATCGCCTGCAGGAAGCGCTGACCAGCCGTGATTGCTGTGTGCCGATGCGTGCCCCCAGCGTCCCGCAGGCGCGCATCACCCTGAGCCTCGAGCGCTTGCGGCAGACGCGCCGTACCGTGCTGCATCTGACGGGCACCGACAAGCAGGCCGTGCTGTCACGTGCGCTGGGCGATGTCGAGGCCGTCAGCGAGTTGCCGATCCGCGCCTTCCTGTCCGCGCCTCTGGCGCTGTACTGGGCCCCCTGA
- the zwf gene encoding glucose-6-phosphate dehydrogenase, whose protein sequence is MSSDTIPGVDIALFGALGDLAKRKLYPALYHLDRDGLLDKATRLIGLARQDVSLESFKETVQASLKERVKPEHFEKAAIERFLARISYAALDFSTVEGYSAIADWRVDAKGKPSPRPLMIYLSVPSRIYGDISNNLQAAGCLDENSRVVVEKPIGSDLESSGVINDAIGAVFHESQIYRIDHYLGKETVQNLIALRFANPMFGNQWNQNHISHVEITVAEKVGIEGRWGYFDQAGQLRDMVQNHLLQLLCLIAMDPPSNLDADAIRDEKVKVLKALRPITGERLNTDLVRGQYIAGAVDGQHVPGYLEEEGANTESSTETFVAFKTEVSNWRWAGVPFYLRTGKRMPEKLSQIVIHFRQQPHYIFDPDQRSLAANKLIIRLQPSEGISLQVLTKDSGLDKGMRLRPGPLDLDFNSAFPKRRIPEAYERLLLEVIKGQQYLFVRRDEIEHAWRWVDTLIDGWESRAATPRRYPAGSWGPVSSIAMITRDGRSWYEEY, encoded by the coding sequence ATGAGTTCCGACACCATTCCGGGCGTGGATATTGCCCTGTTCGGCGCCTTGGGCGACCTCGCCAAGCGCAAGCTGTATCCAGCCCTCTACCACCTTGATCGCGATGGTCTGCTCGACAAGGCGACTCGCCTGATCGGCCTGGCGCGTCAGGACGTCAGCCTCGAATCCTTCAAGGAAACCGTGCAGGCCTCGCTCAAGGAGCGCGTCAAGCCGGAGCATTTCGAGAAGGCTGCCATCGAGCGCTTCCTCGCCCGTATCAGCTACGCCGCGCTGGATTTCAGCACGGTGGAAGGTTACTCGGCCATCGCCGACTGGCGGGTTGACGCCAAGGGCAAGCCTTCGCCGCGCCCGCTGATGATCTATCTCTCCGTGCCGTCACGCATCTATGGTGACATCAGCAACAACCTGCAGGCCGCCGGTTGTCTGGATGAGAACTCGCGTGTCGTGGTCGAGAAGCCGATCGGCTCCGACCTGGAAAGCTCCGGTGTCATCAACGATGCCATCGGCGCGGTATTCCACGAGTCGCAGATCTATCGCATCGATCACTATCTGGGCAAGGAAACCGTTCAGAACCTGATTGCACTGCGCTTCGCCAACCCGATGTTCGGCAATCAGTGGAACCAGAACCACATCTCCCACGTCGAGATCACCGTGGCCGAGAAGGTCGGTATCGAGGGACGCTGGGGCTACTTCGATCAGGCGGGTCAGCTGCGTGACATGGTGCAGAATCACCTGCTGCAGCTGCTGTGCCTGATCGCGATGGACCCGCCGTCCAATCTGGACGCCGATGCCATTCGCGATGAAAAGGTCAAGGTGCTCAAGGCCTTGCGCCCGATCACCGGTGAGCGTCTGAACACTGATCTGGTACGTGGTCAGTACATCGCGGGTGCCGTCGATGGTCAGCACGTGCCGGGGTATCTGGAAGAAGAGGGCGCCAATACCGAGTCCTCCACCGAGACCTTCGTGGCTTTCAAGACCGAAGTGTCCAACTGGCGCTGGGCAGGCGTGCCGTTCTATCTGCGTACCGGCAAGCGCATGCCCGAGAAGCTGTCACAGATCGTGATCCACTTCCGTCAGCAGCCGCACTACATCTTCGATCCGGACCAGCGTTCGCTGGCGGCCAACAAGCTGATCATTCGTCTCCAGCCCTCCGAAGGCATCTCGCTGCAGGTGCTGACCAAGGACTCCGGTCTCGACAAGGGCATGCGCCTGCGTCCGGGTCCGCTGGATCTCGACTTCAACAGCGCCTTCCCCAAGCGCCGGATTCCGGAAGCTTACGAACGTCTGCTGCTCGAGGTCATCAAGGGCCAACAGTATCTGTTCGTGCGTCGTGACGAGATCGAACACGCCTGGCGCTGGGTCGATACCCTCATCGATGGCTGGGAATCGCGCGCTGCCACGCCGCGTCGTTACCCAGCGGGCTCTTGGGGCCCGGTCTCCTCCATCGCGATGATCACGCGTGATGGTCGCAGCTGGTATGAGGAGTATTGA
- a CDS encoding MurR/RpiR family transcriptional regulator — MAVHDLINRIRERLDDLNRSERKVADVILTDPSAATGMSIAALAQASLVSEPTVNRFCRNFDAKGFPDFKIKLAQSLAGGTPYVSRSVEQNDDAESYGDKILGATVAALDDARRALDAKRIERAVDYLSQAKQICFFGLGASGPVAADAQHKFFRFNLPVMAYEDVLMQRMVAAACHTGDVIVIISYTGRTRELVDIARLARGNGAAVLGITAPDSPLARECTEVLEVMAPEDTDIYMPMTSRMIHLALIDVLATGVTLRRGVDFQHHLKKIKDSLKDTRFPPES; from the coding sequence ATGGCAGTACACGACCTCATCAACCGCATCCGCGAACGTCTCGACGACCTCAATCGTTCAGAGCGCAAGGTCGCTGACGTCATTCTGACAGATCCGTCGGCCGCCACGGGAATGAGCATCGCGGCACTCGCTCAGGCCTCACTGGTCAGCGAGCCGACCGTCAACCGTTTCTGTCGCAATTTCGACGCCAAGGGCTTCCCGGACTTCAAGATCAAGCTGGCCCAGAGTCTGGCCGGTGGCACGCCCTATGTCTCGCGCAGCGTCGAGCAGAATGATGACGCCGAATCCTATGGCGACAAGATACTTGGCGCCACGGTTGCCGCTCTCGATGATGCGCGCCGCGCCCTTGATGCCAAGCGCATCGAACGTGCGGTGGATTATCTGAGCCAGGCCAAGCAGATCTGCTTCTTCGGCCTGGGGGCTTCCGGGCCGGTGGCGGCAGATGCCCAGCACAAGTTCTTCCGTTTCAATCTGCCCGTGATGGCCTATGAAGACGTGCTGATGCAGCGCATGGTCGCGGCCGCCTGCCATACCGGTGACGTGATCGTGATCATCTCCTATACCGGCCGCACGCGGGAACTGGTCGATATCGCCAGGCTGGCGCGCGGCAACGGTGCCGCCGTGCTCGGCATCACCGCGCCGGACTCTCCGCTGGCGCGCGAGTGTACCGAGGTGCTGGAAGTCATGGCACCGGAGGACACCGACATCTACATGCCGATGACTTCGCGCATGATCCATCTGGCTCTGATCGATGTGCTGGCGACCGGCGTGACGCTCAGGCGTGGCGTGGACTTCCAGCATCACCTCAAGAAGATCAAGGATAGCCTCAAGGACACCCGTTTTCCGCCGGAATCCTGA
- a CDS encoding putative selenate ABC transporter substrate-binding protein, translated as MRWLATAALTLFSALPFSISLAQAETFKFTAIPDEDESRLVERFDKVADYLEEKLGVDVEYVPVKSYSAAVSAFRNDQIQMAWFGGLTGVQARQLVPGSQAIAQGVEDAAFRSYFIARRDLKLAGDAQTPLETLPESVEGHSFTFGAKTSTSGRLMPEYYLREQFDDAPEKVFSRVGFSGDHSRTIALVAAGTYDVGAVNYAVWEAAVKDGKVDPAKVQVLWETPAYPDYQWTVRGDADSHYGADFTQHLTQALLDMKDPDLLESFPRSGFIPASNDDYAPIKTVGEQLGLLR; from the coding sequence ATGCGCTGGTTGGCCACTGCTGCTCTGACCCTGTTCTCTGCCCTGCCTTTCAGCATCAGTCTGGCGCAAGCCGAGACCTTCAAGTTCACTGCCATTCCCGATGAAGATGAGTCGCGCCTGGTGGAGCGCTTCGACAAGGTCGCCGACTACCTGGAAGAGAAGCTCGGGGTGGATGTCGAGTACGTGCCGGTCAAGTCCTACAGCGCCGCGGTCAGTGCCTTCCGCAATGATCAGATCCAGATGGCATGGTTCGGCGGCCTCACCGGTGTCCAGGCCCGCCAGCTGGTGCCGGGCTCCCAGGCGATCGCCCAGGGTGTGGAAGATGCCGCCTTCCGCAGCTATTTCATCGCACGACGTGATCTCAAGCTGGCCGGCGATGCACAGACGCCGCTGGAGACGCTGCCCGAATCCGTGGAAGGCCACTCCTTCACCTTCGGTGCCAAGACCTCCACTTCCGGGCGCCTGATGCCGGAATACTATCTGCGCGAACAGTTCGATGACGCCCCCGAGAAGGTCTTCTCGCGCGTCGGCTTCTCCGGTGATCACTCACGCACCATCGCGCTGGTTGCCGCCGGCACCTACGACGTGGGCGCCGTGAACTACGCCGTGTGGGAAGCCGCCGTCAAGGATGGCAAGGTCGATCCCGCCAAGGTCCAGGTACTGTGGGAAACTCCGGCCTACCCCGACTATCAGTGGACAGTGCGCGGCGATGCCGACAGCCACTACGGTGCGGACTTCACGCAGCACCTCACTCAGGCGCTGCTGGACATGAAGGATCCGGACCTGCTGGAAAGCTTCCCGCGCTCCGGCTTCATCCCGGCCAGCAATGATGACTACGCCCCGATCAAGACGGTTGGCGAGCAACTCGGTCTGCTGCGCTGA